One Panicum virgatum strain AP13 chromosome 3N, P.virgatum_v5, whole genome shotgun sequence DNA segment encodes these proteins:
- the LOC120663800 gene encoding MAG2-interacting protein 2-like isoform X1, with product MAAGAEDALYEIRRHASGSHVIPHFLQTQQEGYQGAATSSGSSDAGGGVLSYLSLQGVSKLRERWTRYSALGRSTQRKRADGVALFVSPNAEYVSVTVGNRIIILRKHDDYASPCGVYTNNDRITFFTNGAWLEAQGIFGVVDDLSTLYLIKENGDLLARRTCDQLKLSSYIIDLVVQDGSSLLRPGFYIFTSDCMVHRFDYTQEPEASLCEVPISTKDVMSARTMQLPRSLSCIDYDQHHSLFVLAADSNISISSNSYSGTYFLYLLHVDGNLELSLSFKSLQLEGVFSPLKDQKTFVSSPKIKISPHGKHIATLDLTGSVNLFALDGDKHTFSLHTLGNCRHLIDVKDISWWTNNVLMLVRADGSISMYSITENDVVSKDDPVLSTPLLEKAKATEGHAFILQSSRYERNTPANKQMDSDLEPDLPSGSGEHQQTEMDKMFWSLLSFSKVTVTEMYSVMIRESRFEEALDFAFRYNLDKDEVLKARWLHSDGDTHEIDSYLAKIKDQAFVLSECVNKVGPTEEALRALLSFGLHITDHYKFSGLDNSSEGTTWDSRVIRLRLLRHRDMLETFLGINMGRYSAEEYSKFRSMPLVETAIALAESGKIGALNLIFKRHPYTISSDILRVLSAVPETVAVQTYSQLLPGTSPPSVVILRDGDWVECEQMVSYISTCPTQLDKIGEIKTEILVKLSTGFSWPSVAELCDWYKNRARDIDCLSGQLENCLATIELACQKGIVELQPFFDDIKCFYKVVYSNELNEFIMNIVTWEDLPGYEKFKIILKGVKEDTVVQRLEENAIPFMKKRFHLISSSHEHKQEESYLVRWLKEVASENDLSICLAVVENGCGESPIYGLFKDLAEMIETAVHCIYMCSATNQWNTMSSILSKLLHKTKREKSLLASEEECNLKDAKQPLGSSVVYYEEIQHVCADILSALGNGPDDFYHYDSVPYDLNNVKYLDMLEKWLKVAEGHVEVGRLFAYYQVPKPIHFFLSAHLDEKNVKQLIRLLLSKFGRHQPVRSDNEWANMWRDLKLFQEKAFPFLDSEYMLAEFIRGLLKAGKFSLARNYLGGTSAVSLSTEKAENLVIQAAREYFFSASTLSGNEIWKARECLNLLPNSKNVQAETDIIDALTVRLPYLGVTILPVQFRQVKDPMEIIRMVITSQTGAYLHFEEIIDVAKLLGLRSEEEVAAVEEAIAREAVVNGDLQLAFDICLNLTKKSHGAVWDLCAAIARGPPLDNLDSATREKLLGFSLSHCDEESVGELLNAWKELDVHGKFEKLMIATGTNPPNVLIDGSSITPLPVQSVQDILDLRDDSGHDRHKDHVEIVKEMLSKVCLDLSNGDAHTWESILVDNRKFLSFAVLELPWLLKLSNNELQDGENQTSRTDHTSRRYRFSTKVEAAISIIYWLALNGLAPNDDLIMILAKSIMEPPVDEEFDVLGCSVLLNLMDPFNGVKIIEEELKRRECYQEISSIMSIGMLYSSLNNSKKECSTPEQRRNLLLHKFHEKFTSDNTDDLDQIDMANTTFWREWKSKLEEEKQLADQARMLKQILPDIDTSLFLSGDADYIKRVVFSFVDSVKLEKKHILKEAVKIAETYGLQRTEVLLRFLACSLVSEYWDNNDILNEISEFREDIVRSAKGVIDMIYSDVYPEIDGYNKQRLSYIYGILSACHSYLKRTGEIELRYPEHVHTHKLEPFQYYKVLEEECKKVSFIDGLNYKNIAGLDNLNFEHFNEEVCKNIRASTITALADMVQDLVSMYVDVLAKGLISRQGVYKHYVLGLLASLEGRSEARSNCTDYEKLQAVLCEIELNYDSCREYIQALPATDISYIVGRYCTLCFPSNLARSHPQEPSWKKPLATLLTFWSKLVDDIPGESIDASSYEMTDYLNSNRLSLCMGTFRQLLIDDEITVHQGWDAISMYVKDCLKSGMMMETSCFCRAMILSGCNFGAVVEVYYGGQGQLESESADPVNSLDLLELYNTVTEECLSDLIEGSCEYRILFHQLLSSLSQSTGKHTGIQEMVRSGVWGKLIRFSEDMQLESQLRVYALQLMQCITGRNLKTLPKEIVSQVEPWESWYEHGTGAAIADESINSSSSITGTLVALRSTQMVAAFLADANITPENLATLDSAVSCFLHLSEHASAANVAVLEVVLEEWEQLFSPKEEHVPPHESPKETSDWSDGWDDGWEALPEELEGPKNKQESAPLSIHPLHSCWMEIIRKCVELGELHKVIELLDRASSKHSVFLEEEEAHSLVELVSALDCFMALKVVLLLPYEALRLQCLQMVEVKMREGTVSTSSNADDRQLLALVLSSGTIQKITTEEAYSKLFSYLCHLVGNLARSFQTDLLMQWNDQATSKSDGSLLFGRVLFPCFISELVLRGQYLLAGLVISRWMHTHPSLGLMDIAETSVRRFLKGQVTQAEQPQGGDASFTDDEVSVKHTISTLRLKLVSLLQAALSALPNQEV from the exons atggcggcgggggcggaagACGCGCTGTACGAGATCCGCCGCCACGCGTCGGGATCCCACGTGATCCCTCAT TTCTTGCAAACGCAGCAGGAAGGATACCAAGGTGCCGCAACAAGTAGTGGTAGTTCAGACGCCGGAGGAGGGGTCCTCTCCTATCTCTCCTTGCAAG GTGTGAGCAAGCTTAGGGAGAGGTGGACTAGGTACAGTGCGCTGGGGAGGAGTACACAGAGGAAGAGGGCGGATGGCGTGGCATTGTTCGTCTCGCCAAATGCGGAATATGTGTCTGTAACTGTTGGGAATCGCATCATCATCTTGAGGAAACACGATGACTATGCATCACCTTGCGGTGTTTACACAA ATAATGACAGAATAACATTTTTCACCAATGGGGCTTGGCTGGAGGCCCAAGGAATTTTTGGTGTGGTGGATGACCTAAGCACACTCTACTTGATCAAAGAAAATGGGGACTTGTTAGCAAGGAGGACATGCGATCAGTTGAAACTATCTTCTTATATTATTGATCTGGTTGTTCAGGATGGTTCAAGCTTGCTTAG GCCGGGCTTCTACATTTTTACGAGTGACTGCATGGTTCATAGATTTGATTACACTCAAGAACCTGAGGCCAGTTTGTGTGAAGTTCCTATATCAACTAAAGATGTGATGTCAGCTAGGACTATGCAGTTACCTCGGAGTTTGTCGTGCATTGATTACGATCAACATCACTCACTATTTGTCCTAGCTGCGGATTCTAATATTTCAATTAGCTCCAATAGTTATTCTG GAACCTATTTTCTGTATCTATTACACGTCGATGGAAATCTGGAACTTAGTCTTTCATTTAAAAGCCTGCAGTTGGAAGGAGTGTTTTCTCCTCTTAAGGATCAAAAAACCTTTGTTTCATCCCCAAAAATCAAGATCTCACCTCATGGCAAGCATATTGCTACGTTGGACTTGACTGGCTCTGTAAACCTCTTTGCACTTGATGGTGACAAACACACCTTTTCACTTCATACTCTTGGAAACTGTAGGCATCTAATTGATGTTAAGGATATCAGTTGGTGGACAAATAATGTTCTCATGTTGGTAAGAGCGGATGGTAGTATTAGCATGTACAGCATCACCGAAAACGATGTAGTTTCCAAAGATGACCCAGTTTTATCTACACCACTATTGGAGAAGGCAAAGGCTACTGAAGGACATGCTTTTATTTTGCAATCGAGCAGATATGAAAGAAATACTCCAGCTAACAAGCAGATGGATAGTGACTTGGAACCTGACCTGCCTAGTGGTTCCGGGGAGCATCAACAAACGGAGATGGATAAAATGTTTTGGAGTCTTCTATCATTCTCCAAAGTTACAGTAACAGAAATGTACTCTGTTATGATTAGAGAGAGTCGATTCGAGGAAGCCTTAGATTTTGCTTTCAGATATAATCTAGATAAGGATGAAGTTCTTAAAGCACGCTGGTTGCATTCTGACGGTGATACTCATGAGATTGACTCTTACTTAGCAAAAATTAAAGACCAAGCATTTGTGTTATCAGAATGTGTAAATAAAGTTGGGCCTACAGAAGAAGCTTTAAGGGCTCTACTTTCATTTGGACTTCATATAACTGACCATTACAAATTTTCTGGATTGGATAACAGCAGCGAGGGCACAACATGGGACAGTCGAGTCATTAGGCTTCGTTTATTGCGGCACAGAGACATGTTAGAGACATTCTTGGGAATTAATATGGGAAG GTACTCAGCAGAAGAATATAGCAAATTCCGTTCGATGCCCCTGGTTGAAACTGCCATAGCTTTAGCTGAAAGTGGAAAAATTGGGGCTTTAAATCTTATCTTCAAGCGCCATCCATATACTATCTCTTCAGACATTTTACGAGTTTTGTCTGCTGTCCCAGAAACTGTTGCTGTTCAGACCTATAGTCAGTTGCTACCAGGGACATCCCCTCCTAGCGTTGTCATATTAAGAGATGGTGATTGGGTTGAATGCGAACAGATGGTTTCATATATAAGCACTTGTCCTACCCAGCTGGACAAGATTGGAGAGATCAAAACTGAAATACTTGTAAAGCTCTCAACAGGCTTTTCATGGCCTTCTGTTGCTGAACTTTGTGACTGGTACAAGAACAGAGCAAGGGATATTGACTGCTTGAGTGGACAGCTGGAAAACTGTCTTGCCACGATAGAGCTTGCATGTCAAAAGGGCATTGTAGAGTTGCAGCCATTCTTTGATGACATTAAATGCTTCTACAAAGTTGTATATTCTAATGAGCTGAATGAGTTTATAATGAATATTGTGACATGGGAAGATCTTCCTGGTTATGAGAAGTTCAAAATCATCCtcaaaggagtcaaagaagataCGGTTGTTCAACGGCTAGAAGAAAATGCTATCCCTTTCATGAAGAAGAGATTTCACCTGATCTCCTCAAGTCATGAACACAAACAAGAAGAATCCTACCTAGTGAGATGGCTGAAAGAGGTAGCTTCTGAAAATGACCTTTCCATTTGCTTAGCTGTTGTTGAAAATGGTTGTGGCGAGTCACCAATATATGGGCTCTTCAAGGATCTTGCTGAGATGATAGAAACAGCTGTTCACTGCATTTATATGTGCAGTGCAACTAACCAATGGAATACCATGTCATCGATATTATCGAAGTTACTCCATAAAACAAAAAGAGAGAAATCTTTATTGGCTAGTGAAGAAGAATGCAATCTGAAAGATGCTAAGCAACCTCTTGGTTCTTCTGTGGTTTATTATGAGGAGATTCAACATGTGTGTGCTGATATCTTATCTGCTCTAGGCAATGGCCCAGATGATTTTTATCACTATGATTCAGTACCTTATGACCTTAATAATGTCAAATATCTTGATATGTTGGAGAAGTGGCTAAAAGTTGCTGAAGGCCATGTGGAAGTAGGGCGGCTCTTTGCTTATTATCAG GTCCCCAAACCAATACATTTCTTCCTTAGTGCTCACTTAGATGAGAAGAATGTAAAGCAACTTATACGGCTGCTTCTATCCAAATTTGGCAGACATCAACCTGTTCGATCAGACAATGAGTGGGCTAACATGTGGCGTGATTTGAAACTCTTCCAAGAAAAAGCATTTCCTTTTCTTGATTCAGAATATATGCTGGCGGAATTTATCAGAGGGCTTTTGAAAGCTGGTAAATTTTCACTAGCCAGGAATTATCTTGGAGGAACAAGTGCAGTTTCTTTGTCCACAGAGAAGGCTGAAAATCTTGTGATACAAGCTGCAAGGGAGTATTTCTTCTCGGCGTCAACTCTGTCTGGGAATGAA ATTTGGAAGGCCAGGGAATGCCTTAACCTGCTACCTAATAGCAAAAATGTTCAAGCAGAAACTGATATAATTGATGCTCTTACTGTTAGGCTTCCTTATCTAGGGGTGACTATCCTTCCTGTTCAGTTCAGACAGGTAAAGGACCCTATGGAGATTATTCGCATGGTGATTACAAGTCAAACAGGGGCATATCTTCATTTCGAAGAGATTATTGATGTTGCAAAACTTTTGGGATTAAGAAGTGAAGAGGAAGTTGCTGCTGTGGAGGAGGCTATTGCCAGAGAAGCTGTGGTTAATGGTGATCTTCAACTAGCCTTTGATATCTGTCTAAATTTAACAAAAAAAAGTCATGGTGCAGTGTGGGATTTATGTGCTGCAATTGCTAGAGGTCCTCCACTTGACAATTTGGATAGTGCTACCCGTGAAAAACTATTGGGCTTCTCTCTTAGCCATTGTGACGAAGAATCTGTTGGGGAATTATTGAATGCATGGAAGGAGCTTGATGTTCATggtaaatttgagaaattaatgaTTGCGACGGGAACAAATCCTCCCAATGTCTTGATAGATGGAAGTTCAATCACACCACTTCCTGTACAAAGTGTGCAAGATATACTGGACCTCAGAGATGACAGCGGCCATGATAGGCACAAAGACCATGTGGAAATTGTTAAAGAAATGTTGTCAAAAGTTTGCTTGGACTTGTCAAATGGAGATGCACATACTTGGGAGTCTATACTGGTAGACAATCggaaattcttgtcctttgcAGTGCTGGAATTACCATGGCTTTTGAAATTGTCCAATAATGAACTGCAGGATGGTGAAAATCAGACTTCAAGAACAGATCATACTTCTAGGAGATATCGATTCTCAACAAAAGTAGAAGCAGCAATTAGCATCATATATTGGTTAGCTCTAAATGGTTTGGCTCCCAACGACGATCTAATCATGATTCTTGCAAAGTCTATAATGGAACCCCCTGTTGATGAAGAGTTTGATGTACTTGGCTGCTCAGTTCTGCTGAATCTCATGGACCCTTTCAATGGAGTGAAAATAATAGAGGAAGAGCTTAAGAGACGAGAATGTTATCAAGAAATCAGCAGCATAATGAGTATAGGGATGTTATACAGTTCCCTCAACAATTCTAAGAAAGAATGTTCCACTCCTGAGCAGAGGAGAAATTTGTTGCTTCACAAATTTCATGAGAAGTTCACCTCAGACAATACAG ATGATTTAGACCAGATTGATATGGCAAATACAACCTTCTGGAGAGAATGGAAATCAAAGTTAGAAGAAGAGAAACAACTGGCTGATCAAGCGCGAATGCTCAAACAAATATTACCTGATATAGACACATCCCTATTCTTGTCCGGCGATGCTGATTATATCAAAAGAGTAGTTTTCTCCTTTGTTGACTCTGTAAAGCTGGAGAAAAAACACATACTCAAGGAAGCAGTAAAGATAGCTGAGACATATGGCCTGCAACGAACTGAG GTGCTTTTACGGTTTCTCGCCTGCAGTCTTGTCTCTGAATACTGGGATAACAATGATATTCTGAACGAAATTTCTGAATTCCGGGAGGACATTGTTAGATCAGCTAAGGGTGTGATTGATATGATATATTCAGATGTCTATCCGGAGATCGATGGGTATAATAAGCAACGCCTCTCTTACATTTATGGCATTCTTTCAGCATGCCACTCATATCTGAAGAGGACCGGTGAGATAGAATTGAGATATCCAGAGCATGTGCATACACATAAGCTTGAACCATTTCAGTATTATAAGGTCCTTGAGGAAGAGTGCAAGAAAGTCTCTTTCATTGATGGCTTGAATTATAAAAACATTGCTGGATTGGATAATCTGAACTTTGAGCATTTCAATGAAGAAGTATGCAAGAATATCCGTGCCTCTACCATCACTGCTCTAGCTGATATGGTACAAGATCTTGTGAGTATGTATGTCGATGTTCTAGCCAAGGGACTCATATCACGACAAGGTGTTTACAAGCACTATGTTCTCGGCTTGCTGGCATCATTAGAAGGCCGCAGTGAAGCACGATCGAACTGCACAGATTATGAAAAGTTGCAAGCTGTCCTATGTGAAATTGAGTTGAACTATGATAGTTGCAGGGAGTACATCCAAGCTCTTCCTGCAACAGACATTTCATATATTGTTGGAAGGTATTGCACCCTCTGTTTTCCATCCAACTTAGCACGAAGCCATCCACAGGAACCTTCATGGAAGAAACCTCTTGCTACGCTGCTAACATTTTGGTCTAAACTTGTTGATGACATACCGGGGGAGTCAATTGATGCTTCCTCATATGAAATGACAGACTACTTAAATTCAAATAGGTTATCCCTGTGCATGGGGACTTTCAGGCAGCTCTTGATAGATGATGAGATAACAGTGCACCAAGGCTGGGATGCCATCTCCATGTATGTAAAAGATTGCCTTAAAAGTGGTATGATGATGGAAACATCATGCTTTTGTCGAGCTATGATTCTATCAGGCTGTAACTTTGGAGCTGTAGTTGAAGTATACTATGGAGGACAGGGACAATTGGAGAGTGAGAGTGCAGATCCTGTTAATTCTTTGGATCTCTTAGAACTTTATAATACTGTTACAGAAGAGTGTTTGTCAGATTTGATTGAGGGCTCTTGTGAATATAGAATATTGTTTCATCAGTTGCTGTCATCTTTGAGCCAGTCAACGGGGAAACACACTGGCATCCAAGAAATGGTCAGATCTGGTGTTTGGGGGAAGTTAATccgcttttctgaagacatgcaGCTAGAGAGCCAATTGAGAGTCTATGCTCTGCAGCTGATGCAATGTATCACAGGAAGAAACCTTAAAACTCTTCCAAAGGAGATAGTGTCCCAGGTTGAGCCATGGGAATCATGGTATGAGCACGGAACAGGTGCTGCCATAGCTGATGAGAGTATCAACTCCTCTAGCAGCATCACTGGGACTCTTGTGGCACTTAGATCTACTCAGATGGTCGCTGCTTTTCTTGCTGATGCTAATATCACTCCAGAAAACCTAGCAACTCTTGACTCTGCAGTATCTTGTTTCTTACATTTGTCAGAACATGCTTCTGCTGCGAACGTTGCAGTTTTGGAAGTAGTATTAGAAGAGTGGGAGCAACTATTCTCCCCCAAAGAAGAGCATGTTCCGCCTCATGAATCACCAAAAGAAACAAGTGACTGGAGTGATGGATGGGATGATGGATGGGAGGCCCTACCAGAAGAGTTAGAAGGTCCAAAGAACAAACAAGAGAGTGCACCGTTATCTATCCATCCTCTCCACAGTTGTTGGATGGAGATTATCAGAAAATGTGTAGAGCTTGGTGAGCTGCACAAGGTCATTGAACTTCTGGACCGAGCATCTTCGAAACATAGCGTTttcctagaggaagaagaagctcatAGCTTGGTTGAACTTGTATCTGCTCTGGACTGCTTCATGGCTCTCAAAGTTGTCCTTTTACTTCCATACGAAGCTCTAAGACTGCAGTGCCTGCAGATGGTTGAGGTGAAAATGAGGGAAGGAACCGTGTCGACCTCATCAAACGCTGATGATCGTCAGCTCCTTGCCTTGGTTCTGTCATCTGGAACTATCCAAAAGATCACAACGGAAGAGGCATACTCCAAGTTGTTCTCTTATTTATGCCATCTTGTTGGGAATCTTGCAAGGTCATTTCAGACTGATCTCCTTATGCAATGGAACGATCAAGCCACATCCAAGAGCGATGGATCTTTACTCTTTGGTAGGGTTTTGTTTCCATGTTTCATATCTGAACTGGTCCTCAGAGGTCAGTACCTGTTGGCTGGGCTCGTCATCTCCAGATGGATGCACACTCATCCGTCCCTGGGTCTGATGGATATCGCTGAGACCAGCGTACGGCGATTCCTTAAAGGTCAGGTTACCCAAGCTGAGCAACCACAAGGGGGTGATGCTTCTTTCACTGACGATGAAGTGTCTGTGAAACACACAATCTCCACTCTGCGATTGAAACTTGTTTCTCTTCTGCAAGCTGCATTGTCGGCTCTTCCAAACCAAGAGGTATAG